The genomic segment tatactatcagcataatacagtcatcacacaagttaatcatcagagtatatacattgaattatttacattatttacaatccggagggtgggatgtggagggggttgggggcgcgggggggggggggttaggtttggttgatatcagcacttcagtcatcaacaataatatcatctgagaaatggacattgaaacagtgtaggtctgacttggtaggatatgtacagcgagcagtgaacatagtgagctcagaaagcttAAGAACAAGTACATacgtttgattatttacatttgattaattacatttcggggaggtgggatgtggtggggggagggtgttagtctagggttgtagttgctgCGGGCGAGTTTACGGACAACGTACAGTATTTTGGAAAAAAGAATGTCGTCTGTTTACCTTTAGTCTTGGGTAAGCACACAAATGAATGAGTATTATTTTCGGAGCAGTAGCGCAGTGAATTTAAATGTTTAAAGTATAAAAACTGACTCCATTGACAAAATATAGACAAGTTTGGcgccacttttatttattttttcaaatctatCATCCATTGGAAGTGCTCAAATGAGTGAATTccaccattttgtattttttccgggTAGCGAGCCTTTGGAATAAGGTCCAGTTTGTCTCCGTACGGTGCCTTGATTtttagacagatttttattttttttatttttggtccaatatggctctttcaacgttttgggttgccgacccctgaattttactcctactacgctactgtattttaatgttggtcattatggtggtcattatggttttctgaggtggtatttggtgaaaaaagtttgagaaccaccaagctaatctatttgtggcggtccaGATGTCTCCCAGGCGAGTCTtcgcaaataaatgaatgtacggTAAGCATTTAACGTTGTGGCGGCTGGGTGTTGTGGATGTGTACCTCGTAGAAGCTGATGGCCGTCATGGCTCCTTGGTGTAACTTCTTTTTAAAGTCCTGTGCCAGGCTCAGCTCCTCGGTGCTGAAGCGGTTGTTTCGGAACAGAACGCCGATCTTCACCGCGATCTTGATCAGGTCTTTGACCACCTTCTGGGCCTCGGACTTGTTGCCCGAGTACTCCTTGGAGAAGCGGTACAGTTCGTCCAGGATTTCGCTGGTGTTGTCGTCGATGAACATTTGGACGGAGGTTTTGTTGGCCACGCTGCTGAGGATCTTCTTCTGGACCTTTAAGGCCATGTCCTTGGAGCTGAAGTGGTCCATGGCAGTCTGAGTCGGGGGGAGAGGACAAATatttggttggttgaagtttgtttttatttggtatttatttatttaaatgtagcTATTCATTCATTGATGAATAGCTAACAAGTCTTTTTGTCACCCTTTCCTCTAAATCAAGggtgtcaatttttttttatagagggccacatcgcaattatggctgTCCTcagaggaccacattaaatgacatagcggaccacgttgaatgatgtAGAAGACCACTTGAATAATGTCGCGgaccatgttaaatgatgtgacggaccatatTGAATAATTTGGCAGACCGCATTAAATGATGTGCCGGAAGCCGCTTTAAAGAGGTGGTTGACCACTTTAAATGAGGTGgttgaccactttaaatgacgtggctgatcacattaaaatgatgtgccgGAAGCCGCTTTAAAGAGGTGGTTGACCACTTTAAATGAGGTGgttgaccactttaaatgacgtggctgatcacattaaaatgatgtggcggaggccacattaaatgatgtggctgagcacattaaatgatgtggcttaGGCCAATATAAATGAAGTGGTTGACCACTTTAAATTAAGTGtttgaccacgttaaatgatgtggcagaggtcattttaaatgaagtggttgaccacattaaatgatgtggtggaggtcattttaaatgaagtggctgaccacattaaatgatgtggtggaggccactttaaatgaagtggttgaccacattaaatgatgtggcagaggCCACTTTACATTTAGTAgttggccactttaaatgatgtgactgaccacattaaatgatgtggcagagtccactttaatgaagtgattggccaatttaaatgaagtggttgaccacattaaatgatgtggcgggggccacattaaattaatTGGCTGAACATGTTACATGATGTGGCGGAGgctactttaaatgaagtggttgaccacattaaatgatgtggcgggggcCACGTTAAATTAATTggctgaccacattaaatgatgtggcgggggccacattaaattaatTGGCTGACCACGTTACATGATGTGGCGGAGgctactttaaatgaagtggttgaccacattaaat from the Entelurus aequoreus isolate RoL-2023_Sb linkage group LG20, RoL_Eaeq_v1.1, whole genome shotgun sequence genome contains:
- the tnfaip8l2b gene encoding tumor necrosis factor, alpha-induced protein 8-like protein 2 B, giving the protein MDHFSSKDMALKVQKKILSSVANKTSVQMFIDDNTSEILDELYRFSKEYSGNKSEAQKVVKDLIKIAVKIGVLFRNNRFSTEELSLAQDFKKKLHQGAMTAISFYEVDFTFEKTVMSDLLTSCRDLLLKLVNSHLTPKSHSRINHVFNHYADPELLTKLYEPGGHFRPNLTRICKGLNKLVEDGTI